Proteins from one Haliaeetus albicilla chromosome 28, bHalAlb1.1, whole genome shotgun sequence genomic window:
- the STRA8 gene encoding stimulated by retinoic acid gene 8 protein homolog, with protein sequence MKESFSLEDGNPSSLEEVREEYVKRHFSNHSTASALEAVSESDSTVWHLIGECEKQTLEEDGKPELIQSSETSSPDLVEFERYLYFYKHTVDLLIEHRIVCTEEVPLPEVSTAISHLWQELSEERRDSILQYCSQRDFLMDPKAACQEPACTEGSVRDSRGNSEEASGSSVSTPEEVMFEDAFDVAVGFLDRSETQGMSSQSSAFASCTSESPEDHHGLYLQITDFLKSLFFANTQFCQEEDLQFDYETVMLRCTETFDDEDF encoded by the exons atgaaaG AGTCCTTCAGTCTGGAGGATGGGAACCCGTCCAGCTTGGAGGAAGTCAGGGAGGAATATGTCAAGAGGCACTTCAGCAATCACAG CACTGCATCAGCCTTGGAAGCTGTGAGTGAGAGTGACTCTACCGTCTGGCATCTGATTGGAGaatgtgaaaaacaaacactggaagaggATGGGAAGCCAGAATTGATCCAGTCTTCAGAGACTTCATCCCCAGATCTGGTGGAATTTGAACG ATACCTGTATTTTTATAAGCACACAGTGGACCTGCTGATAGAGCATAGAATTGTTTGCACTGAGGAGGTGCCTCTTCCTGAGGTCTCCACAGCTATTTCCCACCTCTGGCAAGAGCTTTCTGAAGAAAGGAGAGACAGCATCTTGCAGTACTGTAGCCAAAGAGATTTCCTCATGGATCCTAAGGCTGCTTGTCAAGAGCCTGCATGCACTGAAGGTAGTGTGAGGGACAGCCGAGGTAACAGTGAGGAAGCCAGTGGTTCCTCAGTCTCCACACCAGAGGAA GTAATGTTTGAAGATGCATTTGATGTTGCTGTTGGTTTCCTTGACAGAAGCGAGACTCAGGGAATGTCTAGCCAGAG TTCAGCATTTGCAAGCTGCACTTCTGAAAGTCCAGAGGATCACCATGGACTCTATCTGCAGATCACTGACTTCctgaaaagccttttctttgctAATACACAGTTTTGCCAG GAAGAAGATCTTCAGTTCGATTACGAGACTGTGATGCTGAGGTGCACCGAGACCTTCGATGATGAAGATTTCTAA
- the LOC104314055 gene encoding solute carrier family 23 member 1 isoform X2 translates to MGGLIAVPLILSKELCLQHDLLTQSHLISTIFFVSGICTLLQVFFGVRLPIIQGGTFAFLTPTLAMLSLPKWKCPAWTQNATLVNASSPEFIEVWQTRMREVQGAIIVASCFQILVGFSGLIGFLMRFIGPLTIAPTITLVALPLFDSAGDEAGQHWGIAFMTISFIVLFSQYLKDVSVPLPSYQRGKKCHLSPVYLFQIFPVLLGLSLSWLLCYVLTVTDVLPADPSIYGHLARTDTRGDVLSQAPWFRLPYPGQWGVPTVSLAGIFGILAGVISSMLESVGDYYACARLSGAPLPPKHAISRGIGVEGIGCLLAGAWGTGNGTTSYSENVGALGITKVGSRTVIVAGACAMLLGGIFGKVGAMLASIPAPVIGGMFLVMFGVITAVGISNLQYTDMNSSRNIFIFGFSVFAGLTVPNWASKNSTLLETGIIQLDQVIQVLLTTGMFVGGLLGFILDNTIPGTQEERGLLAWKHSHRGEADNSQLVSKVYDLPFGIGTKHGAVSWFRYLPACPKRQPGGKRMDELKDAGQESSVKASSERDSEIGADTRI, encoded by the exons ATGGGAGGTCTCATAGCCGTCCCGCTGATCCTCTCCAAAGAGCTTTGCCTCCAGCACGACCTCCTCACCCAGAGCCACCTGATCAGCACCATCTTCTTTGTCTCAGGGATTTGCACCCTCCTGCAAGTCTTCTTCGGAGTCAG GTTGCCTATTATTCAAGGAGGGACTTTTGCATTCCTGACCCCCACCCTGGCCATGCTGTCTCTCCCCAAGTGGAAGTGTCCTGCCTGGACACAGAACGCCACCCTGGTGAATGCCTCTTCACCAGAGTTCATCGAAGTCTGGCAGACGCGGATGCGAGAG GTGCAAGGAGCTATCATTGTAGCTTCCTGCTTTCAAATCTTGGTTGGATTTTCTGGCCTGATCGGATTTCTGATGAGGTTCATCGGCCCCCTGACAATTGCCCCCACCATCACCTTGGTTGCGCTACCTCTCTTTGACTCGGCTGGGGACGAggctgggcagcactggggcaTAGCATTCAT GACTATTTCTTTTATAGTTCTGTTCTCTCAGTACCTGAAGGATGTCTCTGTGCCGCTGCCGTCTTACCAGAGAGGCAAGAAGTGCCACCTCTCTCCAGTCTACCTCTTCCAGATCTTCCCG gtgctgctggggctctCCCTGAGCTGGCTGCTCTGCTACGTGCTGACGGTGACCGACGTCCTCCCCGCAGACCCCTCCATCTACGGCCACCTGGCCCGGACGGACACCCGTGGGGACGTTTTGTCCCAGGCTCCCTGGTTTCGGCTGCCTTACCCAG GCCAGTGGGGAGTGCCGACCGTCAGCCTGGCTGGGATATTCGGCATCTTAGCCGGGGTGATTTCTTCCATGCTGGAGTCCGTGGGAGATTACTACGCCTGCGCCCGCCTCTCCGGGGCCCCGCTGCCGCCGAAACACGCCATCAGCCGCGGGATCGGGGTGGAAGGCATCGGCTGCCTCCTGGCCGGGGCTTGGGGGACGGGGAACGGCACCACGTCGTACAGCGAGAACGTGGGGGCCCTGGGCATCACCAAG GTAGGGAGTCGAACGGTGATCGTTGCCGGTGCCTGCGCCATGCTCCTGGGCGGCATCTTCGGGAAAGTCGGGGCGATGCTTGCCAGCATACCCGCCCCCGTGATCGGAGGCATGTTCCTCGTGATGTTCGGAGTTATCACGGCAGTGGGGATTTCCAATTTGCAG TACACAGATATGAACTCCTCCAGAAATATCTTTATCTTTggattttctgtatttgctggCCTCACGGTTCCCAACTGGGCAAGCAAAAATAGTACACTGCTGGAAACAG gAATAATCCAGCTGGACCAGGTGATCCAGGTGCTTCTCACCACTGGCATGTTTGTGGGCGGACTCCTGGGGTTTATCCTTGATAACACCATTCCAG GAACACAGGAGGAGCGGGGGCTCCTGGCATGGAAGCATAGCCACAGGGGAGAGGCGGACAACTCTCAGCTCGTTTCCAAAGTCTATGATCTTCCGTTTGGCATAGGTACCAAACACGGCGCTGTCTCTTGGTTTCGGTATCTCCCCGCTTGCCCCAAAAGACAACCTGGTGGCAAGAGAATGGATGAACTGAAGGATGCTGGACAGGAAAGCAGTGTTAAGGCAAGCTCAGAAAGAGACTCTGAGATAGGTGCTGATACAAGGATATAA
- the LOC104314055 gene encoding solute carrier family 23 member 1 isoform X1 has translation MIPSSDKELNGLDNPSFVGEDGSRSCSSTDCAARDPRKGRGTGHGGSKLAYTITDVPPWYLCILLGIQHFLTAMGGLIAVPLILSKELCLQHDLLTQSHLISTIFFVSGICTLLQVFFGVRLPIIQGGTFAFLTPTLAMLSLPKWKCPAWTQNATLVNASSPEFIEVWQTRMREVQGAIIVASCFQILVGFSGLIGFLMRFIGPLTIAPTITLVALPLFDSAGDEAGQHWGIAFMTISFIVLFSQYLKDVSVPLPSYQRGKKCHLSPVYLFQIFPVLLGLSLSWLLCYVLTVTDVLPADPSIYGHLARTDTRGDVLSQAPWFRLPYPGQWGVPTVSLAGIFGILAGVISSMLESVGDYYACARLSGAPLPPKHAISRGIGVEGIGCLLAGAWGTGNGTTSYSENVGALGITKVGSRTVIVAGACAMLLGGIFGKVGAMLASIPAPVIGGMFLVMFGVITAVGISNLQYTDMNSSRNIFIFGFSVFAGLTVPNWASKNSTLLETGIIQLDQVIQVLLTTGMFVGGLLGFILDNTIPGTQEERGLLAWKHSHRGEADNSQLVSKVYDLPFGIGTKHGAVSWFRYLPACPKRQPGGKRMDELKDAGQESSVKASSERDSEIGADTRI, from the exons ATGATCCCCTCCTCAGACAAAGAGCTCAACGGGCTAGATAACCCCAGCTTCGTG GGTGAAGATGGGAGCCGCTCCTGCTCCTCGACGGATTGCGCTGCCCGGGACCCACGGAAAGGCAGAGGCACCGGCCACGGTGGCAGCAAGCTTGCCTACACCATCACCGATGTGCCCCCCTGGTACCTGTGCATCCTTTTGGGCATTCAG CATTTCCTGACAGCCATGGGAGGTCTCATAGCCGTCCCGCTGATCCTCTCCAAAGAGCTTTGCCTCCAGCACGACCTCCTCACCCAGAGCCACCTGATCAGCACCATCTTCTTTGTCTCAGGGATTTGCACCCTCCTGCAAGTCTTCTTCGGAGTCAG GTTGCCTATTATTCAAGGAGGGACTTTTGCATTCCTGACCCCCACCCTGGCCATGCTGTCTCTCCCCAAGTGGAAGTGTCCTGCCTGGACACAGAACGCCACCCTGGTGAATGCCTCTTCACCAGAGTTCATCGAAGTCTGGCAGACGCGGATGCGAGAG GTGCAAGGAGCTATCATTGTAGCTTCCTGCTTTCAAATCTTGGTTGGATTTTCTGGCCTGATCGGATTTCTGATGAGGTTCATCGGCCCCCTGACAATTGCCCCCACCATCACCTTGGTTGCGCTACCTCTCTTTGACTCGGCTGGGGACGAggctgggcagcactggggcaTAGCATTCAT GACTATTTCTTTTATAGTTCTGTTCTCTCAGTACCTGAAGGATGTCTCTGTGCCGCTGCCGTCTTACCAGAGAGGCAAGAAGTGCCACCTCTCTCCAGTCTACCTCTTCCAGATCTTCCCG gtgctgctggggctctCCCTGAGCTGGCTGCTCTGCTACGTGCTGACGGTGACCGACGTCCTCCCCGCAGACCCCTCCATCTACGGCCACCTGGCCCGGACGGACACCCGTGGGGACGTTTTGTCCCAGGCTCCCTGGTTTCGGCTGCCTTACCCAG GCCAGTGGGGAGTGCCGACCGTCAGCCTGGCTGGGATATTCGGCATCTTAGCCGGGGTGATTTCTTCCATGCTGGAGTCCGTGGGAGATTACTACGCCTGCGCCCGCCTCTCCGGGGCCCCGCTGCCGCCGAAACACGCCATCAGCCGCGGGATCGGGGTGGAAGGCATCGGCTGCCTCCTGGCCGGGGCTTGGGGGACGGGGAACGGCACCACGTCGTACAGCGAGAACGTGGGGGCCCTGGGCATCACCAAG GTAGGGAGTCGAACGGTGATCGTTGCCGGTGCCTGCGCCATGCTCCTGGGCGGCATCTTCGGGAAAGTCGGGGCGATGCTTGCCAGCATACCCGCCCCCGTGATCGGAGGCATGTTCCTCGTGATGTTCGGAGTTATCACGGCAGTGGGGATTTCCAATTTGCAG TACACAGATATGAACTCCTCCAGAAATATCTTTATCTTTggattttctgtatttgctggCCTCACGGTTCCCAACTGGGCAAGCAAAAATAGTACACTGCTGGAAACAG gAATAATCCAGCTGGACCAGGTGATCCAGGTGCTTCTCACCACTGGCATGTTTGTGGGCGGACTCCTGGGGTTTATCCTTGATAACACCATTCCAG GAACACAGGAGGAGCGGGGGCTCCTGGCATGGAAGCATAGCCACAGGGGAGAGGCGGACAACTCTCAGCTCGTTTCCAAAGTCTATGATCTTCCGTTTGGCATAGGTACCAAACACGGCGCTGTCTCTTGGTTTCGGTATCTCCCCGCTTGCCCCAAAAGACAACCTGGTGGCAAGAGAATGGATGAACTGAAGGATGCTGGACAGGAAAGCAGTGTTAAGGCAAGCTCAGAAAGAGACTCTGAGATAGGTGCTGATACAAGGATATAA